A section of the Mycteria americana isolate JAX WOST 10 ecotype Jacksonville Zoo and Gardens chromosome 19, USCA_MyAme_1.0, whole genome shotgun sequence genome encodes:
- the POU2AF3 gene encoding POU class 2 homeobox associating factor 3, with product MNNPQLLRAQLSKLPSRQTLLSLPPFWRDLVFPQILSGKPKVYQGVRVKITVKELLQQRRARQAATGAAVSWGSSSSIQFSESVSPPHPAPFDAEPISSVPNYCPSWQFSNCLSCEESPSYLEQLVDSCLQTDEPLDPAFSAFQMSSHYTSDAFQPVPLCFNQSLAAGSPSSADLSSPLNYNCSPPQLSPFTPLTHCPPSALDTKAYGYPVEEWSCHTPSPYTNSACCCTACGSQHVDNRVSQYFPCPSTDCMDYLPPMAMADDFFRRDRNCDICYS from the exons ATGAATAATCCCCAGCTGCTGAGAGCACAGCTCAGCAAGCTCCCCTCGAGGCAGACCCTGCTCAGCCTGCCACCTTTCTGGAGGGACCT tgtttttcCACAAATTCTTTCAGGAAAGCCCAAGGTGTATCAAGGCGTTAGAGTAAAGATTACAGTTAAGGAGTTACTGCAGCAGAGAAGAGCACGACAAGCAGCAACCGGTGCAGCA GTTtcttggggcagcagcagcagcatccagtTTTCAGAGTCTGTGTCTCCTCCTCACCCAG CACCTTTTGATGCAGAACCCATCTCTTCTGTTCCCAACTATTGTCCATCATGGCAGTTTTCGAATtgcctctcctgtgaagaaagccCTAGCTATTTGGAGCAGCTGGTAGATTCCTGTCTTCAGACAGATGAGCCCTTAGACCCAGCCTTCAGTGCTTTCCAGATGTCCTCGCACTACACCTCAGATGCCTTCCAGCCAGTCCCGCTCTGCTTTAACCAGAGCCTG GCTGCCGGATCCCCCAGTTCAGCTGATCTGTCCAGCCCATTAAACTACAACTGCTCTCCTCCTCAGCTATCTCCTTTCACTCCGCTGACCCACTGCCCACCCTCTGCTCTGGACACCAAGGCCTATGGCTACCCTGTGGAGGAGTGGTCCTGCCATACCCCCTCCCCATACACCaactctgcctgctgctgcactgCCTGTGGCTCCCAGCATGTGGACAACAGGGTCTCACAGtacttcccctgccccagcacagacTGCATGGACTACCTACCGCCCATGGCCATGGCTGATGActtcttcagaagggataggaaCTGTGACATCTGCTATAGCTAA
- the POU2AF2 gene encoding POU domain class 2-associating factor 2, whose protein sequence is MLSLNSSNACFIPSVPTDFGKRVYQGVRVKHTVKDLLAEKRSRQNSGSRFSGSTSTPQSPFVQMPGSPTMAGYYGVRRSFTTELDFHNTKQFVSDVYSSPLGSKPLSCDSSATQGYPALLDPHLTDQYGDYRATPLTAGTNSFFSPSSVPPLLPSFPNDTAHFLLREPWEQTSPDSLSQSDGACSDPLQALPVSTSCLSSHESGGISPYRSSGWTPAIPGAQAYPLHPLEDVPYSPNYAATSPYSFSPFMTVANELTSRISHLSPEQSSEVPPLHDNYAWAKEDGSPIWGTYEGRRTY, encoded by the exons ATGCTTTCACTGAACTCCTCTAATGCTTGTTTCATTCCCTCAGTCCCTACAGATTTTGGCAAACGGGTGTACCAAGGAGTGCGAGTGAAACACACAGTCAAAGATCTTCTTGCGGAAAAACGATCCAGGCAGAACAGTGGCTCCCGCTTCAGT ggcagcaccagcacgCCGCAGTCACCATTTGTCCAAATGCCAG GCTCACCTACTATGGCTGGTTACTACGGCGTCAGGAGATCCTTCACAACTGAGTTGGATTTCCACAACACAAAGCAGTTTGTCAGTGATGTCTACTCGTCCCCTCTAGGGTCCAAGCCCTTGTCGTGTGATTCCTCTGCCACTCAGGGCTACCCGGCACTTCTGGACCCACACCTCACCGACCAATATGGGGATTACCGTGCTACTCCCCTCACAGCTGGTACCAACTCCTTCTTCAGCCCTTCTTCTGTGCCCCCTCTCCTGCCATCCTTCCCTAATGACACAGCGCACTTCTTACTA AGAGAGCCCTGGGAGCAGACCTCACCCGACAGTCTCAGCCAGTCGGATGGTGCATGCTCAGACCCTCTGCAAGCACTGCCTGTCAGCACCAGCTGCCTCTCCTCACACGAGTCTGGAGGCATTTCGCCATACCGAAGCTCAGGTTGGACCCCAGCCATCCCTGGAGCCCAGGCCTACCCTCTGCATCCTCTTGAAGATGTCCCCTACTCCCCCAACTATGCTGCCACCTCACCCTACTCCTTCTCACCATTCATGACTGTGGCAAACGAGCTTACCTCCAGGATAAGCCATCTCTCGCCAGAGCAGTCCTCGGAGGTGCCACCCCTTCATGATAACTATGCCTGGGCAAAAGAGGATGGAAGTCCCATCTGGGGTACTTACGAAGGCCGGAGAACTTATTGA